A section of the Clostridium sp. TW13 genome encodes:
- a CDS encoding SPL family radical SAM protein has product MHYKEVKGILSPGNGMNLYRGCTHGCIYCDSRSWCYNMDHDFEDIEVKINAPQLLEESLRKKRKKCMVGTGAMCDPYMHVEMKLNHTRKCLEIIDRYGFGLSIQTKSNRILRDLDLLKSINEKSKCVVQMTLTTYDEELCKIIEPAVCTTKERFEVLTIMRDNGIPTVVWIDPMLPFINDTEENLRGILNYCIEAKVYGIICFGMGLTLRDGNREYFYKKLDEHFPGLKEKYHKKYGYSYEIRSDESKKFMHIFRSVCKEHGIVCNNDVIFNYMHTFEEKQIVQQLSLF; this is encoded by the coding sequence ATGCATTATAAAGAAGTAAAGGGGATTTTATCACCAGGTAACGGTATGAATTTATATCGTGGTTGCACCCATGGTTGTATTTATTGTGACAGCAGGAGTTGGTGTTACAATATGGATCATGATTTTGAGGATATTGAAGTAAAGATTAATGCACCACAATTACTTGAAGAGTCACTTCGAAAAAAGCGTAAGAAGTGTATGGTTGGTACAGGGGCGATGTGTGATCCATATATGCATGTTGAAATGAAGCTTAATCATACAAGAAAATGTCTTGAAATAATTGATAGGTATGGGTTTGGACTTAGTATTCAAACAAAATCAAATCGTATATTGCGTGATTTAGATTTGCTGAAAAGTATAAATGAGAAATCTAAGTGTGTTGTTCAAATGACTCTTACTACTTATGATGAGGAGTTATGTAAAATTATTGAACCTGCTGTTTGCACTACAAAGGAACGTTTCGAAGTGCTTACGATTATGAGGGATAATGGGATTCCAACTGTTGTATGGATTGATCCAATGTTACCTTTTATCAATGATACAGAAGAAAATTTAAGAGGAATTTTAAATTATTGTATAGAAGCTAAGGTATACGGTATTATTTGTTTTGGTATGGGGTTAACTTTAAGAGATGGTAATAGAGAATATTTTTATAAGAAGTTAGATGAACATTTTCCAGGGCTTAAAGAAAAATATCATAAAAAGTATGGTTACAGTTATGAAATAAGAAGTGATGAAAGTAAGAAATTTATGCATATCTTCCGTTCAGTATGTAAAGAACATGGGATAGTTTGCAATAATGATGTAATATTTAATTATATGCATACTTTTGAAGAAAAGCAGATAGTGCAGCAATTAAGCTTATTTTAG
- a CDS encoding ABC-F family ATP-binding cassette domain-containing protein: MIKVDNLSYSFPQKDLYNKISFTLEDDQHCAFIGTSGSGKSTLIDIIMDPEKYVFDGTLEIDPNCRIGYVSQFSQLDKIKETTVFEYICEDFIKLQNEIASICAEMETSSDIDTLLIKYQEALEALDAIGGDDFESNLNKKLNLANLNKLKDLTISELSGGQFKLIQVIKEMLNSPHLMIMDEPDVFLDFENLNSLRNLINSHKGIMLVITHNRYLLNHCFNKIIHLENLELQEFDGSYIDYNFSLLQTKIELQELAIADNEEIERNEHIINRLRERAEITGETAAGRYLKGKMKFLERLEARRIKTPFIEIKQPYIRLTTNNPIEETIALKVNDYSVSFDDTLLENINFEIKSNDKVAIIGLNGTGKTTLLRDIFKNNNPAIEIDPHIEIAYLSQLQGEILNESNTILEEFLDAGFKTYEDVESYISNYGFDEEIINQKIGSLSGGEKNILQLAKVSASKSNMLLLDEPISHLDTYSQIALEKAISNYNGAILMISHDYYSIINCVDYVLIIEDKTIRRMSMRKFRKMIYAKYFDKDYLEIEQKKRAVEIKIETALKNTDFELAKVLSEELESLIKLL; the protein is encoded by the coding sequence ATGATAAAAGTTGATAACTTGTCTTACTCCTTTCCGCAAAAAGATCTTTATAATAAGATTTCTTTTACCTTAGAAGATGATCAACATTGCGCCTTTATAGGTACGAGTGGTAGCGGAAAAAGTACACTGATAGATATAATTATGGACCCAGAAAAATATGTGTTCGATGGTACCCTAGAGATTGATCCAAATTGTAGGATTGGATATGTAAGTCAATTCTCACAACTAGATAAAATAAAAGAAACTACAGTTTTCGAATATATATGTGAAGATTTTATTAAACTACAAAATGAGATAGCCTCTATTTGTGCTGAAATGGAAACATCTTCAGATATTGATACTTTACTAATAAAATACCAAGAAGCTTTAGAGGCACTTGATGCAATTGGTGGAGATGATTTCGAAAGCAACCTTAATAAAAAATTAAATCTTGCAAACTTAAACAAGCTTAAAGATCTAACGATATCTGAACTTAGTGGTGGTCAATTCAAACTTATCCAAGTTATTAAGGAAATGCTTAATAGCCCACACTTAATGATTATGGATGAACCTGATGTGTTTTTAGACTTTGAAAACCTTAATTCTCTTAGAAATCTAATTAATTCTCACAAAGGAATAATGTTAGTAATCACCCACAACAGATATCTATTGAATCATTGCTTTAATAAAATTATACACTTAGAAAATCTTGAACTCCAAGAATTTGATGGAAGCTATATTGATTATAACTTCTCATTACTTCAAACTAAAATTGAGTTACAAGAACTAGCTATTGCTGATAATGAAGAAATTGAGAGAAACGAGCATATAATCAATAGACTAAGAGAGAGAGCAGAAATTACAGGTGAGACTGCTGCTGGAAGATATCTAAAAGGTAAAATGAAATTTCTAGAAAGATTAGAAGCTCGTAGAATAAAAACACCTTTTATTGAAATTAAACAACCTTATATCCGTTTAACTACTAATAATCCGATTGAAGAAACAATTGCTTTAAAAGTTAATGATTACAGTGTTAGCTTTGATGATACACTTTTAGAAAACATTAACTTTGAGATTAAATCTAATGATAAAGTGGCTATTATCGGGTTAAACGGTACTGGAAAAACAACTTTACTTAGAGATATCTTTAAAAATAATAATCCTGCTATTGAAATAGATCCTCACATTGAAATAGCTTATTTATCACAGCTTCAAGGTGAAATACTAAATGAATCTAATACAATACTTGAAGAATTCCTAGATGCAGGTTTTAAAACTTATGAAGATGTTGAATCATATATTTCAAACTATGGTTTTGACGAAGAAATCATAAACCAAAAAATAGGATCTTTATCTGGTGGAGAAAAGAATATACTTCAGTTAGCCAAAGTTTCTGCTAGTAAATCAAACATGTTGCTTCTAGATGAACCCATAAGTCATTTAGACACCTATTCACAGATAGCACTTGAAAAAGCCATATCAAATTATAACGGTGCGATTTTAATGATATCTCATGATTACTATTCTATTATAAACTGCGTAGATTATGTTTTAATTATTGAAGATAAGACAATTAGAAGAATGAGTATGCGAAAATTTAGAAAGATGATTTATGCAAAGTATTTTGATAAAGACTATTTAGAAATTGAACAAAAGAAAAGAGCTGTTGAAATAAAAATAGAAACGGCTCTAAAAAATACTGATTTTGAACTTGCAAAAGTTTTATCTGAAGAGTTAGAATCACTGATTAAGTTACTTTAA
- a CDS encoding putative ABC transporter permease — protein sequence MFEQILDIYKVLGIFIIGSIIGFVVETLWCTVVNKHLTFRNAGLLGPVNPIYGVAMVMFTMLFHKFRPKKTYQIFLMAAICGGAFEFICSVLQEMIWHTRSWDYSRDFMNLYGRTSLQYMIFWGIIGYVYILYIYPLISEKLEKINVKYVKAGLIVGALIIAIDWIRFGIILL from the coding sequence GTGTTTGAACAGATTTTAGATATTTATAAAGTATTAGGGATATTTATAATTGGTTCAATAATTGGATTTGTAGTTGAAACCCTTTGGTGTACTGTTGTGAATAAGCATTTAACATTTAGAAATGCTGGACTACTTGGCCCCGTTAATCCTATATATGGTGTAGCGATGGTTATGTTTACCATGTTATTTCATAAATTTAGACCCAAAAAAACGTATCAGATCTTTCTAATGGCAGCAATTTGTGGAGGTGCCTTTGAATTTATTTGTTCTGTACTTCAAGAGATGATATGGCATACAAGATCTTGGGATTATTCAAGAGATTTCATGAATTTATATGGAAGAACAAGCCTTCAATATATGATTTTTTGGGGAATTATAGGCTATGTATATATTCTATATATTTATCCATTAATTAGTGAAAAGTTAGAAAAAATCAATGTGAAATACGTAAAGGCAGGATTGATTGTTGGAGCTTTAATTATAGCTATTGATTGGATTAGGTTTGGAATAATATTGCTTTAA
- a CDS encoding GNAT family N-acetyltransferase translates to MNQLKKFIGHKCFLSPVDTSMTEVVAKWSNDIEMSIKTGDISDMITYETQKEYLEGMNSRSEYAFYIVDNSNEKVIGIARLMRISFINRNAVMGMFIGEKDNRNSGIGTEAGKLLLDFAFNVLNLRNVMVEVFSFNKASLKLCKKCGFKEIGRRRKAIIYGQHEYDEVFLDILNEEFSDSIIEGYLE, encoded by the coding sequence ATGAATCAATTAAAAAAGTTTATAGGACATAAATGTTTTCTATCACCTGTAGATACGAGTATGACAGAGGTTGTGGCTAAATGGAGCAATGATATTGAAATGTCTATTAAAACTGGTGATATTTCAGACATGATTACTTATGAAACACAGAAAGAATACCTAGAAGGTATGAACAGTCGTAGTGAATATGCTTTCTATATAGTAGATAACTCTAATGAGAAGGTAATTGGAATTGCAAGACTTATGCGAATAAGTTTTATAAACAGAAATGCGGTAATGGGAATGTTCATAGGTGAAAAGGATAATAGAAACAGTGGCATTGGAACTGAAGCTGGGAAGCTATTGCTTGATTTTGCTTTCAACGTACTTAATCTAAGAAATGTTATGGTTGAAGTATTTTCCTTTAATAAAGCTTCACTAAAGCTATGTAAGAAGTGTGGTTTTAAAGAAATAGGCAGAAGAAGAAAAGCGATTATTTATGGGCAACATGAATATGACGAGGTTTTTCTAGATATACTTAATGAAGAGTTTAGTGATTCAATTATAGAAGGATATTTAGAATAG
- a CDS encoding beta-mannosidase — translation MSKVKQHQSYGLSGEWRLILQDVGRGNLQQAIDLYEDGNTIECKVPGDVHIALTEAGVIEDPLIDLNGEDCRWLEEKEFWYIKVFDIEEDFVQDYEEITFEGLDLTSDIWLNNKYIGCHNNAFIGKTIDITSNIKVGKNLLVVRIDDGVNSVKEKPIELMKYSWNNDQPYRVWMRKPQYVYGWDWTIWLPTCGIWKDVHIDSYHKAYINDVYIETQFEGNRISKADNISLGINIELKALKNEKYTLQCELYKDGRYDDANSPISICSKDVILEASIVNYNMKLEIKEPNLWWPNKSGMPYLYCVKVQIKDNEGKIIDTSVRKHGLRTVEIDKQDLGDNQKSFTFKINDNLIFVKGANHVPADCLLGRITDEKDRRILEAAADANMNMIRVWGGGVYASEAFMDGCDELGLMVWHDFMFACGYYPDYDEKFYEEIKIEATVAIKRLRNHVSLVGWSGNNEIQEMYTSAKEYHEELPWYGGRFYEELLPSLVKSLCSDRIYRESSPYGGDMPASYEEGDQHTWHFTHRPNWEHYLDLWRFTDFDFKFLSEFGIIGAMNIESAKKCIKAEAFNPDSHEWLYHTNTTSEHQLLNIIVNKYFGDCSKMDIQEYILKSQVIQAEIMRHIYDELRARKFRCSGILLWTLSDSYGIHNWSVIDYYLGKRPVYYYLKRSMAPLGLTLKGYEAQNFDGMANYKKYYKGEVKPIEVTVINDTLEDKDVFFEYRILTVNGQVLKSGEIAQNIEANSTRVYANIDFSDIKKDIIPEETFLHAKISCEGETLNENRYFFAPYNKLNLSAADIECTVNRISDIKVKMKLQSTTFVWMLHLATPDGINPSDNDFDLISNEAKYIEVEVENAENYMPEFFSLNPRTKVKIINDSKCLN, via the coding sequence ATGAGTAAAGTTAAACAACATCAATCATATGGGCTATCAGGAGAGTGGAGATTAATTTTACAAGATGTGGGAAGAGGAAACTTACAGCAGGCAATTGATTTATATGAGGATGGAAATACAATTGAATGTAAAGTACCAGGAGATGTGCATATTGCCTTAACAGAAGCAGGAGTTATTGAAGATCCACTTATAGATCTAAATGGTGAAGATTGTAGATGGTTAGAAGAAAAAGAATTTTGGTATATAAAGGTATTTGATATAGAAGAAGATTTCGTTCAGGATTATGAGGAGATTACTTTTGAAGGACTTGATTTAACTTCTGATATTTGGCTAAATAACAAGTATATTGGGTGTCACAATAATGCTTTTATTGGGAAAACAATTGATATAACATCTAATATTAAGGTGGGTAAAAACTTATTGGTTGTTAGAATAGATGATGGTGTTAATAGTGTGAAAGAAAAACCAATTGAGTTGATGAAATACTCTTGGAACAATGATCAGCCTTATAGAGTATGGATGAGGAAGCCTCAATATGTATATGGATGGGATTGGACAATCTGGTTACCAACCTGTGGAATATGGAAGGATGTGCACATTGACAGTTATCACAAAGCATATATTAATGATGTTTATATTGAAACACAATTTGAAGGAAATAGAATATCTAAAGCAGATAATATTAGTTTAGGTATAAACATTGAACTTAAAGCATTAAAAAATGAGAAGTATACTCTTCAATGTGAGTTGTACAAGGATGGACGTTATGATGATGCTAACAGTCCTATTAGTATTTGCAGTAAAGATGTAATTCTAGAAGCCTCAATAGTGAATTACAATATGAAATTAGAAATAAAGGAACCTAATTTATGGTGGCCCAATAAATCAGGGATGCCTTATTTATATTGTGTTAAGGTACAAATTAAAGATAATGAAGGAAAAATTATTGATACTTCAGTGAGAAAACATGGATTAAGAACTGTAGAAATTGATAAGCAGGATCTTGGAGATAACCAAAAAAGTTTTACCTTTAAGATAAATGATAATCTTATATTTGTTAAGGGAGCCAACCATGTGCCAGCGGATTGTTTATTAGGGCGTATAACTGATGAAAAAGACAGAAGAATTCTAGAAGCAGCTGCAGATGCTAATATGAACATGATACGTGTTTGGGGTGGCGGTGTTTATGCAAGTGAAGCTTTTATGGATGGTTGTGATGAATTGGGATTAATGGTATGGCATGATTTTATGTTTGCATGCGGATACTATCCAGATTATGACGAAAAATTTTATGAAGAGATTAAAATAGAAGCAACAGTGGCTATAAAGCGTCTTAGAAATCATGTTAGTTTAGTTGGATGGTCAGGTAATAACGAAATTCAGGAGATGTATACATCAGCTAAGGAGTATCATGAAGAATTGCCTTGGTATGGTGGACGTTTTTATGAGGAACTTTTGCCTAGCCTTGTAAAATCACTTTGTTCAGATAGAATATATAGGGAAAGTAGTCCATATGGAGGGGATATGCCTGCAAGCTATGAGGAAGGTGATCAACATACATGGCATTTTACCCATCGTCCTAACTGGGAACATTATTTAGACTTATGGCGTTTTACAGATTTTGATTTTAAGTTTTTGAGTGAGTTTGGTATTATAGGTGCAATGAATATTGAATCTGCAAAAAAGTGTATTAAAGCAGAAGCTTTTAATCCAGATTCTCATGAGTGGCTATATCATACAAACACAACCAGTGAGCATCAGTTACTAAATATTATAGTTAATAAATATTTTGGGGATTGTTCAAAAATGGACATTCAAGAATATATTCTTAAAAGTCAAGTTATACAAGCAGAGATTATGCGCCATATTTATGATGAATTACGTGCTAGAAAATTTAGATGCTCTGGAATTTTACTTTGGACTTTAAGTGATTCTTATGGTATACACAATTGGTCTGTAATTGATTATTATTTAGGCAAAAGACCTGTATACTATTATTTGAAAAGATCAATGGCTCCACTTGGATTAACACTAAAAGGTTATGAAGCACAAAATTTTGATGGGATGGCTAATTATAAAAAGTATTATAAGGGAGAGGTTAAGCCCATAGAAGTTACAGTGATTAACGATACATTAGAGGATAAAGATGTATTTTTTGAATATAGGATTCTAACTGTGAATGGACAAGTATTGAAAAGTGGAGAAATAGCCCAAAATATAGAAGCAAATAGCACACGAGTATATGCAAATATTGATTTTTCAGATATTAAAAAAGATATAATTCCAGAAGAAACCTTTCTACATGCAAAGATAAGTTGCGAAGGAGAGACTTTAAATGAAAATCGATACTTCTTTGCACCTTATAATAAATTAAATCTAAGCGCAGCAGATATTGAGTGTACTGTAAATAGGATATCAGATATAAAAGTAAAGATGAAGTTGCAGTCTACAACTTTTGTATGGATGCTTCATCTTGCAACTCCAGATGGGATAAATCCTTCAGATAATGATTTTGATTTAATTTCAAATGAGGCAAAGTATATTGAAGTAGAGGTAGAAAATGCAGAGAATTATATGCCTGAGTTCTTTAGTTTAAACCCAAGAACAAAAGTTAAAATTATAAATGACTCAAAATGCTTGAATTAG
- a CDS encoding DUF2922 domain-containing protein — MEYTLSLTFINAAGDKASLSIAGVKPTLTKDEVNSLMDTIIAKDIFVNKGVSLVSKYSAHLSQKETTKFDL; from the coding sequence ATGGAATATACACTATCTTTAACATTTATCAATGCTGCAGGTGACAAGGCTTCTTTAAGCATAGCAGGTGTGAAACCTACTTTAACAAAAGACGAGGTAAATAGTCTTATGGATACCATAATAGCTAAAGATATATTTGTAAACAAGGGCGTATCTTTAGTTTCAAAGTACAGTGCTCATTTGTCTCAAAAAGAAACTACTAAGTTTGACCTTTAA
- a CDS encoding DUF1659 domain-containing protein, giving the protein MAVNKTLNTTSFSMEVESGTDKTGAKVYKKKTFSGVKGTAPIENIFAVAEAIKAVLGNGTRDYYLNEASKITNA; this is encoded by the coding sequence ATGGCAGTAAACAAAACTTTAAACACCACTTCTTTTTCTATGGAGGTTGAAAGTGGAACAGATAAAACAGGAGCAAAAGTTTATAAAAAGAAGACCTTCTCTGGAGTAAAGGGTACTGCTCCAATAGAAAATATCTTTGCTGTAGCTGAGGCTATAAAGGCTGTATTAGGAAATGGCACTAGGGATTACTATTTAAATGAAGCTTCAAAGATCACTAACGCTTAA
- a CDS encoding YvrJ family protein: MNGNDLANLIANVGFPVAISAYLLMRLEKQIVGLTASINKLNTIISTKLGVVIDYTNENKSA; this comes from the coding sequence ATGAACGGTAATGATCTAGCAAACTTAATTGCCAATGTTGGTTTTCCTGTTGCCATAAGTGCTTATCTGCTTATGCGCCTTGAAAAGCAAATCGTTGGATTAACTGCTTCAATCAATAAACTTAATACCATTATCTCTACAAAACTTGGAGTTGTTATTGATTATACAAATGAAAATAAAAGTGCTTAA
- a CDS encoding four-helix bundle copper-binding protein — translation MEVAMMEPVDSLIHVGTEMQSCIDSCNRCAQICEECLNLCLQEHNIKDRLMCIRTLQDCAEICTTSACFMARSSVNAKEVSSVCATICEKCASECDMFKDDHCRLCADTCRHCADECRRMNNA, via the coding sequence ATGGAAGTAGCTATGATGGAGCCAGTAGATTCATTAATACATGTAGGCACTGAAATGCAATCTTGTATTGATTCTTGTAACAGATGCGCTCAGATTTGTGAAGAATGTTTAAATTTATGTTTGCAAGAACATAACATTAAAGATAGGTTGATGTGCATCAGAACACTTCAAGATTGTGCTGAAATTTGTACTACTTCAGCTTGCTTTATGGCAAGAAGTAGTGTTAATGCAAAGGAAGTAAGTAGTGTATGTGCAACAATATGTGAAAAGTGTGCATCAGAATGTGATATGTTTAAAGACGATCATTGTAGACTTTGTGCTGATACATGCCGTCATTGTGCAGATGAATGCAGAAGAATGAATAATGCATAG
- a CDS encoding cell wall-binding repeat-containing protein — protein sequence MNNNYEGCPCTLNTTRICGDTPIDASIEVSKIGFADMRPNTVILVNENEVFDGIAASSLVHFPFNAPILYTDGNTLSKKTLEEIQRLSPKGYQEIQVILVGNIAKAVSLELTFHGFNTEQMVGHNHYETATMVCDFREVFDNIIIMSGEDYTEGIASAYWAAHHGSPILYVQKNNIPRCTFEEITKMKNVNVYILGSTKTVSKSVELSLEQIRNVKRVQRIEGNSIYDIAVNFAKYKDEETGFGWDRDYRAGHAFTFGDINQPMSIIAGVVFAHMGKHTPLLLVEKDKVPMIVESYIDSVKPLPPKDMPKPPFMHGFIMGNLESISYEVQKSLEKYLSIDYEMMGMDSKIEIIENVPDIIEELKQKIKEKKHNINIGNAVKGKEDVELTHEKNSDFYTQPEMIKMEHKNLDKGREVLAESKDNCSVDMNKFKKYCMNHSDKDLVNFVNYEIGYEYIAEKVKFDCLIIGVRDLID from the coding sequence ATGAATAATAATTATGAAGGTTGTCCGTGTACATTAAATACTACAAGAATATGTGGTGATACTCCTATTGATGCATCAATAGAAGTATCTAAGATTGGGTTTGCAGATATGAGACCTAATACAGTTATTTTGGTAAATGAGAATGAAGTTTTTGACGGAATAGCAGCAAGCTCTTTGGTTCACTTTCCGTTTAATGCACCCATTCTATATACAGATGGAAATACTTTAAGCAAAAAAACTTTGGAGGAAATTCAAAGGTTATCTCCAAAGGGATATCAAGAGATACAGGTGATTTTAGTTGGGAATATTGCAAAAGCAGTATCTTTAGAACTTACCTTTCATGGATTTAATACAGAGCAGATGGTTGGACATAATCATTATGAAACTGCAACTATGGTTTGCGATTTTAGAGAAGTGTTTGATAATATCATTATAATGTCTGGAGAAGATTATACAGAAGGGATTGCTTCAGCTTATTGGGCAGCACATCATGGCTCTCCAATTTTGTATGTGCAAAAAAACAATATTCCTCGTTGTACCTTTGAGGAAATAACAAAAATGAAAAATGTTAATGTTTATATTTTAGGTTCAACAAAAACTGTATCAAAATCAGTTGAACTTTCATTAGAACAAATCCGCAACGTAAAAAGAGTACAGAGAATTGAGGGAAATAGCATATATGATATAGCAGTGAATTTTGCTAAGTATAAAGATGAGGAAACAGGATTTGGGTGGGATAGAGACTATAGAGCAGGTCACGCTTTTACATTTGGAGATATAAATCAACCAATGAGTATTATAGCAGGAGTAGTATTTGCACATATGGGAAAGCATACGCCTCTTCTTTTAGTTGAAAAAGATAAGGTGCCAATGATTGTAGAAAGCTATATAGATTCAGTGAAACCTCTACCGCCTAAGGACATGCCTAAACCTCCATTTATGCATGGATTTATAATGGGGAATCTTGAAAGTATAAGTTATGAAGTGCAAAAAAGTTTAGAAAAATACCTGTCTATTGATTACGAAATGATGGGGATGGATTCTAAGATAGAGATAATAGAAAATGTTCCAGATATAATAGAAGAGCTTAAGCAGAAAATTAAGGAAAAAAAGCACAATATAAATATAGGAAATGCTGTTAAAGGCAAAGAAGATGTAGAATTAACCCATGAAAAAAATAGTGATTTCTATACTCAGCCAGAGATGATAAAAATGGAGCATAAGAACTTAGATAAAGGAAGAGAAGTGCTTGCAGAGAGTAAAGATAATTGTAGTGTTGATATGAATAAATTTAAAAAATATTGTATGAATCATAGTGATAAAGATTTAGTGAATTTTGTGAATTACGAAATTGGTTATGAATATATTGCTGAAAAGGTGAAATTTGATTGCTTGATTATAGGCGTAAGAGATTTAATTGATTAA